The Helianthus annuus cultivar XRQ/B chromosome 16, HanXRQr2.0-SUNRISE, whole genome shotgun sequence genome includes a window with the following:
- the LOC110940935 gene encoding cytochrome P450 71A8, which produces MVPLVYALPTLLLLLFLIKLLYNRPTTKTDLPPSPPKLPVIGNLHQITPLLHHSLHSLSQTHGGPLMLIHLGSVPILVVSSADAAREIMKTQDIVFANRPDVKMWRVLLCDLKEVSVAPYGEYWRQVKSIMTLHLLSNKKIEENRDIREEEIAVMVEKIKNMEVVNLSDMFVKFTNDVVCRVTFGRKYSEGESGKKFRKMLGEFFEVLGSLNLEDFVPQLAWVDRLRGFNAKVERVAREIGEFLDGIVDERLRSQSNADDGGRREDFVDVLLKIQKDDKIGVTLDRLVIKALLLDAYTAGTDTTATVLEWAFTELVKHPRVLKKVQDEVRTIVKGKQQINQDDIGNMKYLKAVLKETLRLHPPIPTLVPRVARQDAKVMGYDIAKGTRVIINAWAIARDPKVWDDPNEFRPERFLDCTIDFKGRDFDLIPFGAGRRGCPGIAFAMTTNESLLANLLHKFDWQLPNGENEDDLDMNEQPGLTIRKKVPLLVVATPFSV; this is translated from the exons ATGGTTCCTTTGGTGTATGCTCTACCCACGTTACTCCTCCTCTTATTTCTCATCAAATTACTCTATAATCGCCCCACCACCAAGACAGacctaccaccatcaccaccaaaactTCCGGTGATCGGCAACCTCCACCAGATCACCCCACTCTTGCACCACTCCCTCCACTCTTTATCCCAAACACATGGCGGTCCACTCATGCTAATCCACCTTGGCTCCGTCCCAATTCTAGTGGTCTCATCAGCCGATGCAGCCCGTGAGATAATGAAGACCCAAGACATCGTATTCGCCAACAGACCCGACGTTAAAATGTGGCGGGTGCTCCTTTGTGACTTGAAAGAAGTCTCGGTGGCGCCTTATGGCGAGTACTGGAGGCAGGTCAAGAGCATCATGACGCTTCATTTATTGAGTAATAAGAAGATCGAAGAGAATCGCGATATTAGGGAAGAAGAGATCGCGGTTATGGTTGAGAAAATAAAGAATATGGAGGTGGTGAATTTGAGTGATATGTTTGTGAAGTTTACAAATGATGTGGTGTGTAGGGTGACGTTTGGAAGGAAGTATAGTGAAGGGGAGAGTGGGAAGAAGTTTAGGAAGATGTTGGGTGAGTTTTTTGAGGTGTTGGGTAGTCTTAACTTGGAGGATTTTGTTCCTCAACTTGCATGGGTGGATAGGTTGAGAGGGTTTAATGCGAAAGTCGAGCGGGTTGCTAGAGAGATCGGTGAGTTCTTGGATGGAATCGTGGACGAGCGGCTTAGGAGCCAATCGAACGCGGATGATGGCGGTCGAAGAGAAGACTTTGTGGATGTATTGCTCAAGATCCAAAAAGATGACAAGATTGGAGTGACTCTAGACAGGCTGGTGATCAAAGCACTTCTATTG GACGCTTATACTGCTGGAACAGACACAACAGCAACCGTATTGGAATGGGCATTTACTGAACTTGTTAAACATCCTAGGGTGCTAAAGAAAGTACAAGACGAAGTGAGGACGATTGTTAAGGGTAAGCAACAAATAAACCAAGATGACATAGGTAACATGAAGTACTTAAAAGCTGTATTGAAAGAAACGCTTCGTCTTCACCCACCAATCCCAACTCTAGTTCCTCGAGTAGCGAGGCAAGATGCTAAAGTTATGGGTTATGACATTGCAAAAGGAACTAGGGTTATCATTAACGCATGGGCCATTGCGAGAGATCCTAAAGTATGGGATGATCCCAATGAGTTTCGACCCGAGAGGTTTTTGGATTGTACTATTGATTTTAAAGGTCGTGACTTTGATTTGATTCCATTTGGTGCTGGAAGGAGGGGATGTCCAGGGATTGCTTTTGCAATGACGACAAATGAGAGTTTGTTGGCTAATCTTTTGCACAAGTTTGATTGGCAATTGCCGAATGGAGAAAATGAAGATGATCTAGATATGAATGAACAACCTGGCCTTACGATTCGCAAAAAAGTTCCTCTTTTGGTTGTTGCAACACCATTTTCTGTATAA